The genomic stretch TCTACATCACTGTCAATTTTCAACTCGAACGCATTCACCCTTTTCTCACGGACAATGACTTGCTGTGCCTGGTCACGGTTAAAGGTCAGCACAGCTTCTCCTGCCCTGTCCAGCTGATTGTAAACCAATGTCCACATCTCGTTCACTTCCTTCTTCAGTGATACAAGTTCTGATTCTATAAATTTCACCATATTCTTAATTCTTGTTTTGTTTATTATTATTTCTTTCACCGCAGATTGCGCAGATTCACACTGATTTTAATTTTCCGGACAGAAGAATAAAAAGGCAAATCCGTACCCATTACATCTGAAAAGCAAACAAGCCTGCATCGAGCTGTGGTACATAAATTCCATTTTTATCTTATCTCCCATTGTGCAACGCTGTGATGAATGCTTTATCCGAAACGTCCCGTAATATAATTCTGGGTCGCTTCTTTGCCCGGATTCGTAAATATCTTCTTCGTATCATCATATTCCACCATATTGCCCATATAAAAGAAGGCTGTTTTGTCACTGACACGCGCGGCCTGCTGCATGTTGTGAGTGACAATAACGATGGTATATTCTTTTTTCAGCTCATGAATCAACTCTTCTACTTTGGCTGTAGAGATAGGGTCCAATGCCGAAGCCGGTTCGTCCATAAGCAGCACCGAAGGAGATACGGCCATGGCACGGGCTATACACAACCGTTGCTGCTGACCGCCGGACAGAGCAAACGCAGACTCTTTCAACTTATTCTTCACCTCATCCCACAATGCGGCTCCTTTCAAGGTTTCCTCCACCCTGTGGCGGATAAACTCATTATCTTTCACCCCATTTACCCGAAGCCCGTAGGCCACATTCTCGAAAATGCTCTTCGGAAACGGATTGGGACGCTGGAATACCATTCCCACATTCTTGCGCAACTCATCCACCTGCACAGACTTGTCGTATATATTTCTCCCGTCAATCAAAATCTCCCCTTCCAGACGAGAGCCGGGAATGAGATCGTTCATGCGGTTGAACAGGCGGAGGAAGGTGGACTTGCCACAACCGGACGGACCTATGAAAGCCACCACCTCTTTCTCTTCAATCGTCATGCTTATATCTTTCAGTGCCTGAAAATCACCATAGAAAAAATTTACATGTTTTGCATCTATCTTATTCATATTCTTAATGTTTTAATAATTTGCTGATTTGTCAATGTGCTAATGTACCAATACCCGTGCGGTACACAGCGCAGCCAATCGGCACATTGACAAATTATTAATTCGTTTTTACTTTATTGGAGAAATATTTGCGAAGTGCATTAGCCAACAGGTTTATAATTAAAATAATGATTATCAATACCAACGCCGTACCGTATGCCAAAGGAAGCTGTGATTCCATATCTGTTCCACTGGTAGAAATCACATAAAGGTGATAAGGCAATGCCATGCATTGGTCCAGAATGCTGTGTGGCAGTTGTGGCAGGAAGTAAGCGGCACAAGTGAAAAGGATAGGCGCCGTTTCACCCGACACACGTCCCAAAGCCAGAATCAGTCCGGTAATGATGTTGGGCATCCCCATGGGCAGAATTACATGCCAGATGGTTTGCAACTTGGTCGCGCCCAAAGCCAGACTCCCTTCACGGAAACTGTCGGGAATCGCCTTCAAGGCTTCTTCGGTGGTACGTATCACCAAAGGTACACAAAGCAATCCCAACGTCAAAGAACCGGCCAGGATACTGTCGCCGAACCCCATGTATTTCACAAACAGTGCCATACCAAACAAACCGAACACAATGGACGGAATACCGCTCAAGTTATTGGTCATCATCCGGATAAAGCGGACCATCTTGCCTTTCGGCGCATATTCGTTCATATAAATGCCACTCATCACTCCCACCGGAAATGCGAACAGCGCACTGCCCACCATCAGATAAAAAGTACCTACAATGGCCGGCCATATACCGCCACCCGTCATGCCGTCACTGGGCGCCGTGGTCAGAAACTCCCAGCTGATTACTCCTATACCTTTATATATAATAAAACCGAGAATGGCGAACAGAATGAGGACAATGCTATAACTCAGCAGTTTGAAAATACCGAATGCCAGCCATTGCGAACGTCTTTTACGCGCCCCTTGCCGGGCAGGGAAAACATCTTGCTTCATATTTTAAATACTTAATTAATCATTTGTCAATCTATCAATATACCCATTGGCTGCGCTGTGTGCCGCATGATCATTAGCACACCGGCAAATTAGTACATTATTTATTTGTTCTTGATGAAATATATTCTACACTAAAGTTGATAAGCATCGTGATGAAAAACAACACCACTCCCAGCAGGAACAGAGCTTCATAGTGCGCGCCGCCGGCGGGTGCCTCTCCCAGTTCCGCTGCAATAGTCGCCGGAATGGTACGGAGCGGTTCCAGAATAGTGGTAGGTATCACAGCCGCATTTCCTGTAACCATCAGCACCGCCATCGTCTCGCCTATGGCACGTCCGATGCCCAGGACAACGCCCGAAGTGATTCCGGAAATGGAAAACGGAATCACCACCTTATATATAGTCTGCCAACGAGTGGCGCCCAATGCCAGACTGGCCTCGCGCATGGCACGGGGACAATTCCGCATCGCATCCTCACTTACGGTAATGATAGTAGGGAGTGCCATGATCGCCAAAACAATACTTCCGGCCAATCCGGTCTCGCCCACAGGCAGATTAAAGACTTTCTGAATAAGCGGTACGATAACAATCAATCCAAAGAAACCGTAGACCACGGACGGAATGCCACTGAGCAATTCAATAACCGGCTTCAGAAAACTACGGGTCCGATGGTCGGCCACCTCGGACATATACACCGCCACCGACAAGCCGAAAGGCAAAGCGAACAGGATGGCAAAGAAACTCACCCAAAGCGTACCCGTAATCAAAGGAAGAAATCCGAACTGAGGGGCGGGAGTAGCCGTAGGGAACCATTCCTTTCCGGCAAAAACCTCGTCAAAAGAAATAGACTCGTCTTTCAGCAGATGCCCCGGAAAATCCTTTTCTATAAACTTGGAGGGAACAAAGGCGATGATGCCTGGATTACCGGCAACGATCTCGCCGATGCACCGGGGAGCCTTCTCGTATTCGGCTCCCAGCTCTTCCTCCGAGAAATAGGAGGTGATATCCTCCAACCGGAAAACTTTAACCTCCGCGTCCGGTCCTCCCAACTCTTTCCAGTTGGTAATCTCTTCGTCAAAAACATCTTTTATTTGTGCCGCACTCAGTTCCTGTACCGGATTGGCTTTATTCACCGCCAGTACATACCCCTCTTCTATGACTTTTTTATTAAAAAGTCCCAGAGCCTCCGCAAATAAGAATACGACAATCAGCAAAATAGTAATGCTCGTTATAAAGCCGCTGCAAGTCAATATCCCTTCTACAATCTTTTCCCAAACTCGTTTCATACAGTTTTAGTCTTCTATTTTAATAACTGATGCAAAAAAAGCCTCTTTATATTAAGGTGATATGAAAGAAGCTTGAAGTATTTGCTACAATTATATTACAAACTTGTTACAGATAAAGAAAAACCTGATCTTATTACCATTTTCCCGCAGGAACAGATTCAATCCACCCTTGCCGGTGAATATTACCCGTAACAGAATCGTAACACACCAGTAAAACAAATGACACAAGAAAACGTTTCTTTTGCACACGAATTAATATAAGAACTTATGAATCAAGTAAAAGCTCTATTTCTTTTTATTCTATTGGCTTGTAGTCTGAATATTACCGCGCAACGCATAAAAGGTAGTGACACGGTGTTGCCCGTATCACAAGAAACAGCCGAGATTTTCATGAAAGATGATCCCGACCGACGGGTAACCGTCACCGGCGGAGGAACCGGAGTGGGGATTTCCGCCCTGATGGACAACACAACAGATATCGCTATGGCTTCCCGTCCCATCAAATTCAGCGAAAAGATGAAACTGAAAGCCGCCAAACAGGAAGTGGAGGAGGTAATTATAGCGTATGACGCCCTGGCCGTCATTGTAAACCCGTCCAACCCTGTCAGCCAACTGACACGCCAGCAACTGGAAGCCATATTCCGCGGCAAGATAACCAATTGGAAACAGCTGGGGGGACCCGATATGAAAATCATTGTCTATTCTCGCGAAACCTCTTCGGGAACTTACGAATTTTTCAAAGAAAGCGCCCTGAAGAACAAGAACTACATGAGCAGCAGCTTGTCCATGCCCGCCACCGGAGCCGTGATCCAGTCTGTAAGCCAGACCAAAGGCGCTATCGGCTATGTGGGACTGGCCTACTTGTCTCCCCGGGTGAAAGCCATTGCCGTTTCCTACGATGACGGCAAGCATTATGTACTGCCCAGCCTTGAAAACGGAAAGAAGAAACTTTACCCCGTAGTACGCCCTCTTTATTACTATTACAATGTAGCCAATAAGGAAAAAGTGACCCCGTTCATTGACTACATCCTGTCACCCGAGGGGCAAAATATTATAAAAAACGGTGGATATATTCCTGTGAAATAAAGGATATCCCAAAAAGAATGCGTACTTTTGCAGCAAAAGTGTAAAATTGATATCACAATGACTGAAATGAACGCTACAGAAGCTACAGAGAAGAAAAGTCTGAACTTCATTGAACAGGCAGTTGAGAACGACCTGAAAGAAGGTAAAAACGGAGGGAAAGTACAAACCCGCTTTCCGCCCGAGCCGAACGGCTACCTGCACATCGGTCATGCCAAAGCCATCTGTCTGGATTTCGGGATAGCTGCACGCTATGGTGGCGTATGTAACCTGCGTTTTGACGACACCAACCCGACCAAAGAAGATATGGAATACGTGGAAGCCATCAAGGAGGACATCCAATGGCTCGGATTCCAGTGGGGAAACGAATATTATGCATCCGACTACTTCCAGCAATTATGGGATTTCGCCGTCAATCTGATAAAGGAAGGAAAGGCTTATATAGACGAACAGAACTCCGAACAAATCGCGGCACAGAAGGGAACTCCCACCCAACCCGGAACCGAGAGCCCTTACCGCAACCGTCCCATCGAGGAAAGTCTGGAACTGTTCAACAAAATGAACAGCGGTGAAATAGAAGAAGGCAAAATGGTGCTCCGCGCCAAAATAGACATGGCAAGCCCCAACATGCACTTCCGCGACCCTATTATTTATCGTGTGGTAAAGACTCCGCACCACCGCACAGGCGAAACCTGGAAAGCATACCCTATGTATGACTTCGCACACGGACAGAGCGACTACTTTGAAGGAGTAACTCATTCACTGTGTACCCTGGAGTTCGTACCCCACCGTCCGTTGTACGACCTGTTCGTGGACTGGGTAAAAGAAGGTAAAGATCTGGACGACAACCGTCCTCATCAGTATGAGTTCAACAAACTGAACTTGAACTACACCTTGATGAGCAAGCGTAACCTGCTGATTCTGGTAAAAGAACATCTGGTAAACGGTTGGGACGACCCCCGTATGCCGACTCTCTGCGGTTTCCGCCGTCGCGGCTACTCGCCCGAGTCCATCCGCAAATTTGTAGACAAGATAGGTTATACCACTTACGATGCCCTGAATGACTTCGCCCTGCTGGAAAGCGCTGTCCGCGAGGACTTGAACAGCCGTGCCACCCGTGTATCGGCAGTCATCAATCCGGTGAAGCTGATCATTACCAACTATCCCGAAGGACAGGTGGAGGAAATGGAAGCTGTCAACAACCCGGAAGATCCGTCGGCAGGCACACACACCATCGAATTCAGCCGCGAGTTGTGGATAGAACGCGACGACTTCATGGAAGATGCCCCGAAGAAATATTTCCGTATGACTCCGGGACAGGAAGTGCGTCTGAAAAGCGGATACATCGTGAAATGTACAGGCTGCAAGAAAGACGACAACGGCAACGTGGTGGAGGTATATTGCGAATACGATCCCGACAGCAAAACAGGCATGCCGGGCAGCAACCGCAAAATCAAAGGTACGATCCACTGGGTAAGCTGTGCACACTGTCTGCCTGCCGAAGTACGCCTGTATGACCGCCTGTGGAAAGTGGAGAACCCGCGTGATGAGATGGCCGCTATCCGCGAAGCAAAGAACTGCGACGCACTGGAAGCCATGAAAGAAATGATCAACCCCGATTCGTTGAATGTATTAACCAACTGCTATGTAGAGAAATATCTGGCCGATGCCAAACCGCTGGATTACTTACAGTTCCAACGCATCGGTTATTTCAATGTGGACAAAGACTCTACACCAGAAAATCTGGTGTTCAACCGCACCGTATCTTTAAAAGATACCTGGAGCAAAATTAATAAATAAAAACAAACTTATGAACTATGACATGTCTTCTTACTTTGAAGACCCGGAATTTAAAGAAGCATTAGCAAGATACGAGGGTATGGTGGAAAACCATACCCCCGCTTATTTTGAAGCTGATGAACTGACCGATATCGCCGAATATTACGCCTCAAAAGGAAGACATAAAGACGCTGACAAGGCCATAAATCTTGCAATCCAATTGCACCCTGATAACATAGACGCCCTGATTTTCCGGGCACGTTCCTTGATGCTGCTAGGAAAAAAAGAAGAAGCCCAAATGGTGATGCAGCTCATCAACAACCCTGCCGACCGTGAATTCAGATTCCTGCAAGCCGACCTACTGATAGAGGAGGAACACATGGAAGAGGCCGATAAGATATTACAACAACTAGCCATGGAGGAGGAGTATGAACTGGATACGCTGCTAGACATCATTCTGGACTACGTTGACGTCAACCAGAAAGAATACGCCAAGAAGTGGATCGACTGCCTGTTTGCCCATTTCGACATGCAAACCCTGCCGGAAACCAACCAACGTCTTCGCGACGTGCTGTGCGATTATTACAGTACTTTCAACAAACCGGACTTGGCTATCCCTTACCTGAACATGACTCTGAACGAGTTTCCCTATTCCGTTCAGCATTGGAACGAACTGGGTAAATGCTATCTGCAACAAGAGCAATACGAAAAGGCGCACGAAGCTTTTGATTTCGCATTAGCCATTGATGAAAACAACACAGAGACATTGACCTTGAAAGCATTCCTTTACAGCCAGACAGCAAATATCAAGGAATCTATCAACTATTATCTCCGTCTGGAAAAGGCGACAGAGAAGAAACCTCCCGTTTATATGGCATTGGCTGGTCTCCACTTCGAGATGAAGGATTACGAAACCGCCATGAAGTATACACAAAAGCTGCTAAAACAGAAACAGGAGATAACTGCATTCGAGCTAACCGATATATATAGTATCGCAGCCCTCTGTCATGTAGCCCTGGGACATCCTGAAGAGGGATATATGTATCTGGACCAAGTGCTGAAGCAGAACGGGAACGATGCGGAAACACGTATCTATGCCGGACAGTTTTTCACGATAATGGCAGGCAGCAAGGACATCAGCGAGGAGGAAAGAAAGAATAATATCGACAAGGCGGAGGAACAATTCAACCTCGCCCTGGAATTCAC from Phocaeicola dorei encodes the following:
- the pstB gene encoding phosphate ABC transporter ATP-binding protein PstB, yielding MNKIDAKHVNFFYGDFQALKDISMTIEEKEVVAFIGPSGCGKSTFLRLFNRMNDLIPGSRLEGEILIDGRNIYDKSVQVDELRKNVGMVFQRPNPFPKSIFENVAYGLRVNGVKDNEFIRHRVEETLKGAALWDEVKNKLKESAFALSGGQQQRLCIARAMAVSPSVLLMDEPASALDPISTAKVEELIHELKKEYTIVIVTHNMQQAARVSDKTAFFYMGNMVEYDDTKKIFTNPGKEATQNYITGRFG
- the pstA gene encoding phosphate ABC transporter permease PstA, with protein sequence MKQDVFPARQGARKRRSQWLAFGIFKLLSYSIVLILFAILGFIIYKGIGVISWEFLTTAPSDGMTGGGIWPAIVGTFYLMVGSALFAFPVGVMSGIYMNEYAPKGKMVRFIRMMTNNLSGIPSIVFGLFGMALFVKYMGFGDSILAGSLTLGLLCVPLVIRTTEEALKAIPDSFREGSLALGATKLQTIWHVILPMGMPNIITGLILALGRVSGETAPILFTCAAYFLPQLPHSILDQCMALPYHLYVISTSGTDMESQLPLAYGTALVLIIIILIINLLANALRKYFSNKVKTN
- the pstC gene encoding phosphate ABC transporter permease subunit PstC, with protein sequence MKRVWEKIVEGILTCSGFITSITILLIVVFLFAEALGLFNKKVIEEGYVLAVNKANPVQELSAAQIKDVFDEEITNWKELGGPDAEVKVFRLEDITSYFSEEELGAEYEKAPRCIGEIVAGNPGIIAFVPSKFIEKDFPGHLLKDESISFDEVFAGKEWFPTATPAPQFGFLPLITGTLWVSFFAILFALPFGLSVAVYMSEVADHRTRSFLKPVIELLSGIPSVVYGFFGLIVIVPLIQKVFNLPVGETGLAGSIVLAIMALPTIITVSEDAMRNCPRAMREASLALGATRWQTIYKVVIPFSISGITSGVVLGIGRAIGETMAVLMVTGNAAVIPTTILEPLRTIPATIAAELGEAPAGGAHYEALFLLGVVLFFITMLINFSVEYISSRTNK
- a CDS encoding PstS family phosphate ABC transporter substrate-binding protein; this encodes MNQVKALFLFILLACSLNITAQRIKGSDTVLPVSQETAEIFMKDDPDRRVTVTGGGTGVGISALMDNTTDIAMASRPIKFSEKMKLKAAKQEVEEVIIAYDALAVIVNPSNPVSQLTRQQLEAIFRGKITNWKQLGGPDMKIIVYSRETSSGTYEFFKESALKNKNYMSSSLSMPATGAVIQSVSQTKGAIGYVGLAYLSPRVKAIAVSYDDGKHYVLPSLENGKKKLYPVVRPLYYYYNVANKEKVTPFIDYILSPEGQNIIKNGGYIPVK
- a CDS encoding glutamine--tRNA ligase/YqeY domain fusion protein; amino-acid sequence: MTEMNATEATEKKSLNFIEQAVENDLKEGKNGGKVQTRFPPEPNGYLHIGHAKAICLDFGIAARYGGVCNLRFDDTNPTKEDMEYVEAIKEDIQWLGFQWGNEYYASDYFQQLWDFAVNLIKEGKAYIDEQNSEQIAAQKGTPTQPGTESPYRNRPIEESLELFNKMNSGEIEEGKMVLRAKIDMASPNMHFRDPIIYRVVKTPHHRTGETWKAYPMYDFAHGQSDYFEGVTHSLCTLEFVPHRPLYDLFVDWVKEGKDLDDNRPHQYEFNKLNLNYTLMSKRNLLILVKEHLVNGWDDPRMPTLCGFRRRGYSPESIRKFVDKIGYTTYDALNDFALLESAVREDLNSRATRVSAVINPVKLIITNYPEGQVEEMEAVNNPEDPSAGTHTIEFSRELWIERDDFMEDAPKKYFRMTPGQEVRLKSGYIVKCTGCKKDDNGNVVEVYCEYDPDSKTGMPGSNRKIKGTIHWVSCAHCLPAEVRLYDRLWKVENPRDEMAAIREAKNCDALEAMKEMINPDSLNVLTNCYVEKYLADAKPLDYLQFQRIGYFNVDKDSTPENLVFNRTVSLKDTWSKINK
- a CDS encoding tetratricopeptide repeat protein produces the protein MNYDMSSYFEDPEFKEALARYEGMVENHTPAYFEADELTDIAEYYASKGRHKDADKAINLAIQLHPDNIDALIFRARSLMLLGKKEEAQMVMQLINNPADREFRFLQADLLIEEEHMEEADKILQQLAMEEEYELDTLLDIILDYVDVNQKEYAKKWIDCLFAHFDMQTLPETNQRLRDVLCDYYSTFNKPDLAIPYLNMTLNEFPYSVQHWNELGKCYLQQEQYEKAHEAFDFALAIDENNTETLTLKAFLYSQTANIKESINYYLRLEKATEKKPPVYMALAGLHFEMKDYETAMKYTQKLLKQKQEITAFELTDIYSIAALCHVALGHPEEGYMYLDQVLKQNGNDAETRIYAGQFFTIMAGSKDISEEERKNNIDKAEEQFNLALEFTPKEERMDILFKIGSKYFDEHLFEYANRYFEQINKEFPHNAHSTYFFLIYGYLYLQQPGPFIHYLAKINKELPDTYAALGVDENAQFPDQLFNEAIRVIKDDISKGKLNLNNYL